Proteins found in one Cheilinus undulatus linkage group 9, ASM1832078v1, whole genome shotgun sequence genomic segment:
- the LOC121514709 gene encoding uncharacterized protein LOC121514709 → MEAEEEWNKDPSAHRLLDKKVPCKRNGRIGIVRTLHSLLKTHNTLQIQSITRSECAGSCPNLMMSRSEHPDARPVPVALTPQLPPRAHRPLCMSISSDSSGRFKALETQEWKNNLKAQMEQAHSAGAASSTGSLERASLFCASASTTASSSGLSSPVEILNKSKSSSRFSLFSPPWNSSSESDSNPPSRSGSKKLRNYSRRAATGPAGARGPDTPEPKPSGPEHFQYSEPVISKVTDYIYVGNLNAAYNGRTLCRNNIDSIIDMSNVLGEPGPSLSLIPCTCSRGARHSWSRLKVDIGDVPDALGEGPALKQRCFEDINECIDASTGKRKRVLVHCRDGFSLAPTCIIQYLMVKQNMRLIAAYELLRAKYPVNIRECHQNVLVSLERALRPGGNVDPECFKQAISRKVAWT, encoded by the exons ATGGAGGCCGAGGAAGAGTGGAACAAAGACCCGAGTGCACACAGACTACTGGATAAAAAGGTGCCCTGTAAGCGCAATGGAAGGATTG gtatAGTGAGAACTCTCCACAGCCTGTTGAAAACCCACAACACTCTGCAGATTCAGTCCATCACCCGATCAGAATGTGCTG GCTCTTGTCCAAATCTCATGATGAGTAGAAGCGAGCATCCAGATGCGAGGCCCGTCCCTGTGGCCCTCACTCCCCAGCTCCCCCCCAGAGCTCACCGGCCCCTCTGCATGTCGATCTCCTCTGACAGCAGCGGACGCTTCAAGGCTCTGGAGACGCAGGAATGGAAGAACAATCTCAAAGCTCAG aTGGAGCAGGCCCACAGTGCAGGAGCCGCCAGCAGCACCGGTTCTCTGGAGCGAGCGTCTCTGTTCTGCGCTTCAGCATCCACCACGGCGTCCAGCTCCGGCCTGTCCAGCCCGGTGGAGATCCTCAACAAAAGCAAATCCTCCAGCcgcttctctctcttctctccgcCCTGGAACAGCAGCTCCGAGTCCGACTCCAACCCCCCGTCTCGCTCGGGCTCAAAGAAGCTGCGGAACTACAGCCGGAGAGCTGCCACGGGGCCAGCTGGTGCCAGGGGCCCCGACACACCTGAGCCCAAACCCAGCGGCCCCGAACACTTCCAGTACTCTGAGCCCGTCATCTCCAAGGTGACGGACTACATCTATGTGGGTAACCTGAACGCAGCGTACAACGGGCGCACGCTGTGCCGCAACAACATCGACAGCATCATCGACATGAGCAACGTGCTAGGGGAGCCGGGCCCCAGCCTCAGCCTCATCCCGTGCACCTGCTCTCGGGGGGCCCGCCACAGCTGGTCCCGCCTCAAGGTGGACATTGGAGACGTCCCGGACGCTCTGGGGGAGGGACCGGCTCTGAAGCAGCGCTGCTTCGAGGACATCAACGAGTGCATCGACGCCTCCACAGGAAAGAGGAAGCGCGTCCTGGTCCACTGTCGTGACGGCTTCTCTCTGGCGCCAACGTGCATCATCCAGTACCTGATGGTGAAACAAAACATGAGGCTCATCGCCGCCTACGAGCTGCTGAGGGCCAAATACCCGGTCAACATCAGGGAGTGCCACCAGAACGTGCTGGTGAGCCTGGAGAGGGCACTACGGCCTGGAGGGAACGTCGACCCTGAGTGCTTCAAACAGGCCATCTCACGCAAAGTGGCGTGGACCTGA
- the syt8 gene encoding synaptotagmin VIII, translating into MPVVRRSPVSSHAFPRAPPSPAPPITNISTTHSHTNTTIHPAAGFIHGLLDGIPLPRWAVYIIFVVGVLAILLCCLFVCHRCCCKSNKKKQQKKKDEKISLTEVNGKTTTALVQPDVNDVDYGSARQYRGKLLYSLDYNAAQSELTVGIKQASSLKAMDLGGSSDPYVKVYICPDKAKTCETKVFKNTLNPVFNEKFNFQISKSTLLKSTVVMKVYDFNRFSKHNIIGELRVQLCNVDWNHVIEEWEDLGEPAKFEDENLGEICFSLRYVPTAGKLTVVILEAKNLKSMDISGTSDPYVKVQLTLDKRKWKKRKTTVKKKTLSPYFNESFIFDVTFDQIQRVNLVISVWDHDDLTRNDTMGKIFLGCDATGNQLRHWADMLSNPRRPVAQWHNLLSAQQVNSTLTLKTKIPLSSRLPF; encoded by the exons atgCCTGTCGTCCGTCGATCACCAGTCTCCTCTCATGCTTTCCCTCGTGCACCGCCATCACCAGCTCCTCCCATCACCAATATCTCCACCACCCATTCTCACACCAACACCACCATCCATCCAGCTGCTGGTTTCATCCACGGCCTGCTGGACGGCATCCCCT TGCCTCGGTGGGCGGTGTACATCATCTTCGTGGTCGGCGTTCTGGCCATCCTGCTCTGCTGTCTGTTCGTCTGCCACAGGTGCTGCTGCAAGTCAAACAAGaagaaacagcagaagaagaaggacGAGAAGATCAGTCTGACTGAAGTGAACGGGAAGACAACTACGGCTCTG gttcAGCCGGATGTGAACGATGTGGACTACGGCTCGGCCAGACAGTACAGGGGAAAGCTGCTCTACTCTCTGGACTACAACGCCGCTCAGTCTGAG CTCACCGTGGGAATCAAACAAGCCAGCAGCCTGAAGGCCATGGACCTGGGAGGGAGCTCGGACCCATACGTCAAAGTCTACATCTGCCCTGACAAAGCGAAAACCTGCGAGACCAAAGTGTTCAAGAACACGCTGAACCCCGTCTTCAATGAGAAGTTCAACTTCCAG ATATCCAAGTCGACCCTCTTGAAGTCGACGGTGGTCATGAAGGTGTACGACTTCAACAGATTCTCCAAACACAACATCATCGGAGAGCTGCGGGTGCAGCTCTGCAACGTCGACTGGAACCACGTCATCGAGGAGTGGGAGGACCTCGGCGAGCCCGCCAAGTTTGAG GATGAAAACCTTGGTGAGATCTGCTTCTCTCTGCGTTACGTTCCCACCGCCGGTAAACTGACGGTGGTGATCCTGGAGGCCAAAAACCTGAAGAGCATGGACATCAGCGGGACTTCAG ATCCGTATGTGAAGGTTCAGCTGACTCTGGACAAGAGGAAGTGGAAGAAAAGAAAGACGACGGTAAAGAAGAAGACGCTAAGCCCTTATTTCAACGAGTCCTTCATCTTTGATGTGACATTCGACCAAATCCAG AGGGTAAACCTGGTGATCTCAGTGTGGGACCACGACGACTTGACCCGCAACGACACCATGGGGAAGATCTTCCTGGGCTGCGACGCTACGGGGAACCAGCTGAGGCACTGGGCCGACATGTTGTCCAACCCACGGCGACCGGTCGCTCAGTGGCACAACCTCCTGTCGGCCCAGCAGGTCAACTCCACCCTGACCCTGAAAACCAAGATCCCACTGTCGAGCAGGCTGCCCTTCTGA